From the Sphingobacteruim zhuxiongii genome, the window ACTGCCGTAGAGGCCGCGAGGAAAGGTGCATTCGACTTCTTAGAAAAGCCGTTAGATTTAAATCGTCTTTTAATTACTGTTAGAAATGCGTTAGAAAAAAGCTCTTTAGTTAAGGAAACAAAAGTTCTGAAACGTAAGTTCTCAAAAACCAAAGAGATCTTAGGTAGTTCAACGGGTATCAGTTTAATTAAAGATACTATTGATAAAGTTGCTCCAACCGAAGCGAGAGTATTAATTACAGGTGCTAATGGTGCAGGTAAGGAATTAGTCGCTCGCTGGTTACATGAAAAGTCTTCACGTGCCGCCTCTCCATTAATCGAAGTTAACTGTGCTGCAATTCCATCCGAATTGATTGAGTCCGAATTGTTTGGACACGAAAAGGGATCATTTACTTCGGCTGTTAAACAACGAATTGGTAAGTTTGAACAAGCAAACGGTGGTACCTTGTTTTTGGATGAGATTGGCGATATGAGCTTATCAGCCCAAGCAAAAGTACTTCGTGCCTTACAGGAACATAAAATTACACGTGTAGGAGGGGAGAAAGAGATCGATGTCAATGTACGTGTGATCGCGGCAACAAATAAGAATTTATTGCAGGAGATTGAAGACGGTAATTTCCGCATGGACTTGTATCACAGATTAAGTGTAATCTTAATCCATGTGCCTTCCTTAGCAGAGAGAAAAGATGATATTCCAACTTTGGCTACTGCATTCTGCGAAGAAATATGTGCTGAATATAGTATGCCAGTAAAGCAAATCACGCCTGACGGGATGAAAGCTCTACAATCTTTACCTTGGACTGGGAATATTCGCGAGCTTCGTAATATGATTGAGCGTTTAATCATTCTTTGCGATAAGAAGATTACGGAAGTAGATGTACGCATGTTTGCTAACCCAGAAAGCATTTCTTCAGTTCCTAAATCAACCGGTTCCTCTGATAGCGCAGAAGGATTTGATTTTGAGCAATTTACTTCATTTCAGGATTTTAAAGATTACTCCGAATGCGAGTTTATCAAATATAAGCTAGAAAAGAATAACTGGAATGTCTCGAAGACGGCAGATGATTTAGATATTCAACGTAGTCACTTGTATAGCAAAATTGAAAAATTTGGTTTAAAGAGAGACTAAAGAAAAAGGAATTAAAATAAAAAGCCTCGCAATTTGCGAGGCTTTTTATTTTTCTAGCTATAATCCTAGTCGTTGAATTTTCTTTTCTGCTTTCTATAAAGCATAAAGATTACGACCACTAATAAAATCACACCAATCACTGCATAGGATGAATTTGACGTTTTATGGACTTGCGAAGTACTATCTTGCGCGAAAGCGCTGATTGCCGCCACATTCATCAATGCCAAGACATTCCATTTTCTCATAATACTCAGAATTTAAAGTTTATTTTTAAATATAGTAAATATATTAAGCAAAAACCATGTCATTTATTTTTCTAAAATAAAATTATTTTTAAGGATGGAGAGAATTGGTAGGTAATTACGAAAAAAAAGCGCAATAATTATTGCGCTTTTCTTCTTTTCAATTTTAGATTATTTCGGCTATGAAATTTCCTTGCTGATGAATGATCGATCTTTTATCAATTATCTCTTGGATGTTTATCGTACCAATCACATATTTGTGATTTTCACTGTAGAAACGCTCGGAGATATTGATGAAATTAATATTTTCTAAGATATCTTCCTCTTCATATCTGAAATATGCAGTAATTGTATAGTCTTTCGTGTATTTTACACGCTCGGCATCTAAATGTTTTTTGTATTCATAACGATAATCATATCGTAATGCCGTAATATCAGATAATACTGCTGATCCTGTCGGGTGTCCTCCAGCGCCTTTACCTAAGAAAAATTGTTCATCGGCAAATGCCGCTTTTACTAACACTCCATTGTATTCATTCTCAACATTAAAGAGGATATTAGACTTTTTAATGAATTTCGGAAGAACATATAGAACCACTTGTTTATTGTCAATTTCTTTGGCTAATGGAATCAACTTGATCTTATAGTCTTTCTCGCGAGCATAGCGTATATCAGCGTCTCCTAGCGTATCAATTCCTAGATTCAAGATCTCTTCTGGATTAATGTATAATCCATAAGCATGAGAAGCAACAATAGCTAATTTGAATTTCGGGTCAAAACCGCCAACATCTAATGTTGGGTCGGTTTCTGCGAATCCTAAATCTTGCGCTTTTTTTAGTGCAACATCATAACTCTGACCTTCATTGAATATTTTCGATAGAATATAGTTTGAAGACCCATTGAAAATACCACTTACAGAATGCAATAGTTCATTGTCATAGTACTCTTCTAAATTACGAATGATTGGAATACTTCCGCAGACAGCACCTTCATATAGCAAAGAAGTGCCGTGTTGATGTTGAATCTCAACAAGTTCTTCTAAATGCGTCGCAATCATTTTCTTGTTTGCTGATACGACATTTTTGCCAGTAGATAGGGCGCGTTTCGTTATTTCAAATGCTGCATCAGCATCATCAATTAGCTCAACTACCGTATTAATTTCAGGATCATCTAATATGACATTCGCATCCGTGGTAAATAGTTCAGCTGGGAGACTTCTTTTCTTATCTGCATTTTTGATTACAAACTTCTTAATCTCTAGATTTAAATCCTTCGTTTTGATGATATCGTATAATCCTTGGCCGACTACGCCGAATCCAAACATCCCGATAACCAGTTTTTTACTCATGGTATACTTTTAGTGTGCTCTTTTCTTTTTTTATATTCTACTAATCGTTCAAACTATTTGATTTTCTCAAATGCTTGTTCTAGATCTGCTTTGATATCCTCGATGTGTTCAATACCAACTGACAATCTTAATTGTCCTGGTGCTACCCCTGCTTTTAATTGATCTTCAGCACTCAATTGTTGATGGGTTGTTGCTGCTGGATGAATAATTAGCGTTTTCGCATCTCCAACATTCGCAAGGTGACTAATTAATTGAAGAGAGTCAATAAATTCATTTGCTTTTTCAACTCCGCCTTTTACCGTGAACGATAGCACTGCTCCATAACCATTCTTCAAATACTTTTGTGCATTTTGATGATAAGGATGATTCTTTAATCCTGGGTAGCTTACTTTCTCAACTTGAGGATGAGCATCTAACCATTGTGCAATTTCTAACGTATTGTCAACATGTCGTTGAACACGAAGTGATAATGTTTCCAAACCCTGTACTAATAAGAACGAGTTGAAAGGTGATAGGGCAGGGCCAAAGTCTCTTAATCCTTCAACACGTGCTCTAATTGCAAATTGAATATTTCCAAAAGGTCCGTTTTCACCGAATACGTCAGCAAATACAAGTCCATGATATCCTTCAGAAGGTTCAGAGAATTGCTTGAACTTACCATTCCCCCAGTTGTAGTTACCACCATCGATGATGACACCACCAATACTAGTTCCATGACCGCCAATCCATTTGGTTGCTGATTCAACAACGACATTAGCACCATGTTCTAAAGGTTTAAATAAATAACCACCAGCACCGAATGTGTTATCAACGATTAAAGGCAAATCATGTTTTTTAGCTACAGCCGAGATGCGTTCGAAATCAGGGATGTTATAGCTCGGGTTTCCGATTGTCTCTACGTAAATAGCTTTTGTTTTATCATCGATTAATGCTTCGATATTGTCTGCGTCTGTATCTGCTGCAAAACGAGCTTCGATACCTAATCGTTTGAAAGATACTTTGAATTGGTTATAAGTACCGCCGTAAAGATTTGCACCAGAAACAAAGTTGTCGCCTGCTTCCAAGATATTCGTTAGTGCGATAAATTGAGCTGCCTGTCCCGATGCAACTGCAACTGCTGCAACACCTCCCTCTAAAGCTGCAATGCGTTTTTCAAACACATCGGTTGTAGGGTTCATGATGCGGGTATAGATATTTCCGAATTGTTTTAATGCGAATAAATTAGCTCCATGTTCTGCATTGTTGAAAACATATGAGGAAGTTTGATAGATTGGTACGGCCCTAGATCCTGTAGTTGGGTCAACTTCTTGTCCTGCATGTACCTGTAATGTTTCAAATTTTAAGTTTTTAATATCAGCCATTGTTGTAGATTTTTAAAATGATAAATAATGAATTGTTTTCTTTTTTGTGTTGCTTTTGGTCGTCTTGTAAAGGTATGTAGATTCCACAACGGTAGAACCCAGTTAGATACCGACGACTATCGCATTCGTGAACAGGTGTTCACGACGAAAAAGAAAGTATTGGAGCACTTGCTAGTCGGTTTTCCGCTAGAATATCCAATTAAAGAATTTGAAATAGTTGAAGTCATAGTCTATGTCATTTATATGCTCCGCAGCTTAATTGCTTTGGACAGGAATTGGCACCTTTTCAATCGCTATTGAAGGTTGCCAGTGGGTCTTTGAGCCAGTCTCTCGCCACTTCTTTATAAATCAAGACCAATCGATTGGAAGGGTTTTGATTAGGTACCGATTGCTCGGCACTGCGCAAATATACATTGCCAAATTCAATTTTGCAATGTTTTTTTAATAAACGAGCTTCCGAACTCGATAAATCTTGAAATTATCGAAAGCGGAAGCTCGTAAAAATATAATATTAGTAAATGCGAAGGCTTAGTAAGATCCAGCCTTTATATCACGCATCTGTATAATTTGATCGACGATGTAAACGGTATTACCACGCCATGGTAAAGCTCCTTTATATTCTTTGTAATGCAAATCAAAAACTTTACCGCTATTCACTTCGAGGATTCGGTAAATAGAGTCGTTTTCTATAGAGAACTCAAACTGATTACTCGTTAACCCTGTTCCTGCCTTGCTCGTACCAAAGCCCTCTTGAATCAGTTTACCCTCATAGGTTTTAAATAGATTTCCTTTCTTTACAGCATAATTCAGGACTCCAGATTTGACTCCTTCACCAAATACAAAATAGTATTTCCAATAAATCAGACCGCCGCCTAACAAGACTAGAATTAAAAGCGTCCAACTGATAAACTTACGAATTGCCGATCCACCTTTTTTAGGGACTTGGTTTGTTGTGGTTTCCATGTTAAGATTATTTTGTCAGCAAACCACAAAAAAGATACCTAAAATATAGAAGTTTATGGTAATCAGTTTCAATAGTAGCTATATGTCCGCAAATAAAATTGAAAATGTAAGCTAAGCTAGCTTCTTCATTTCCTGTTCGATGCCCTCTTGCGTCTGTTTTCCAACTGGTACTAAAGGTAAACGAACGGTATCAACACCAAAGCCTTTTTGTTTTAAAATATATTTTACTCCAGCTGGGTTTCCTTCGATAAAACACAGGTCGGTAATACGCAATAAATCAGAATGGATAATTCTTGCTTGTTCGTAATTTCCTTCAAGGCATAGATGCGTAAGCGCTGAAACCTTATTTGGGTAAGCGTTTCCTACAACTGATATAACGCCAACAGCGCCTAAAGCGATCATTGGTAAAGTTGCCGGATCGTCTCCGGAAATCAGCATAAACTCTTTCGGTTTGTCGCGCAGTATTTCGCTAAATTGTGCAAAACTACCTGATGCTTCTTTTATAGCGATAATGTTGTTAAAATCATTAGCTAATCGAAGTGTAGTTGCGGATGTCATATTGCTGCCGGTACGGCCGGGAACATTATACAATATAATTGGAAGGGGAGAGGCTTCTGAAATAACCTTGTAATGTTGGTATATACCCTCTTGCGTTGGCTTGTTATAGTATGGAGAAACTGATAGTATCGCAATATAATCCAAGACATCGAAATTTCGAGTTAATTCGGCAATTTCCATGGTATTATTGCCTCCAATACCAGCGACTAAAGGGATACGTTTATTGACGTGCTTCGAAGTAAATGCCCAAACCTGCTTTCGTTCCTCATTAGACAACGTAGCGGTTTCGCCCGTTGTTCCCAATGAAACAATGTAATCAATTCCCCCTTGGATTTGGTAGTCTATTAGTCTACCTAGGGTCTCATAATCCACAGATCCGTCTGCATTAAAAGGGGTAACTATCGCTACTCCTGCTCCTTGAAGCTCATTCATTCGTGTATAATTATTTAATTTAAGTATTTTTAATTATTTATCATGGCTAATAACTCGCTCTCCGAGATAATCGGAACTTGCAACTTTTCAGCTTTTGCCAATTTGGATGGACCCATTTTATCACCTGCAACTAGAAAGTTCAGCTTTGCGGAAATACTGCTAAGCATCTTTCCTCCATGGGATTCAATTAAAGCGGTCAGTTCTTCTCGCGAATAATCTACAAAAACGCCAGAGATCAAAAAAGTCTTGCCTGCCAATCCATCTCCTGCAAATACGACTTCTTTTTCTTCAATAGCGAATTGAAGCCCTGCATCTTTTA encodes:
- a CDS encoding homoserine dehydrogenase, which translates into the protein MSKKLVIGMFGFGVVGQGLYDIIKTKDLNLEIKKFVIKNADKKRSLPAELFTTDANVILDDPEINTVVELIDDADAAFEITKRALSTGKNVVSANKKMIATHLEELVEIQHQHGTSLLYEGAVCGSIPIIRNLEEYYDNELLHSVSGIFNGSSNYILSKIFNEGQSYDVALKKAQDLGFAETDPTLDVGGFDPKFKLAIVASHAYGLYINPEEILNLGIDTLGDADIRYAREKDYKIKLIPLAKEIDNKQVVLYVLPKFIKKSNILFNVENEYNGVLVKAAFADEQFFLGKGAGGHPTGSAVLSDITALRYDYRYEYKKHLDAERVKYTKDYTITAYFRYEEEDILENINFINISERFYSENHKYVIGTINIQEIIDKRSIIHQQGNFIAEII
- a CDS encoding O-acetylhomoserine aminocarboxypropyltransferase/cysteine synthase family protein, encoding MADIKNLKFETLQVHAGQEVDPTTGSRAVPIYQTSSYVFNNAEHGANLFALKQFGNIYTRIMNPTTDVFEKRIAALEGGVAAVAVASGQAAQFIALTNILEAGDNFVSGANLYGGTYNQFKVSFKRLGIEARFAADTDADNIEALIDDKTKAIYVETIGNPSYNIPDFERISAVAKKHDLPLIVDNTFGAGGYLFKPLEHGANVVVESATKWIGGHGTSIGGVIIDGGNYNWGNGKFKQFSEPSEGYHGLVFADVFGENGPFGNIQFAIRARVEGLRDFGPALSPFNSFLLVQGLETLSLRVQRHVDNTLEIAQWLDAHPQVEKVSYPGLKNHPYHQNAQKYLKNGYGAVLSFTVKGGVEKANEFIDSLQLISHLANVGDAKTLIIHPAATTHQQLSAEDQLKAGVAPGQLRLSVGIEHIEDIKADLEQAFEKIK
- a CDS encoding sigma-54-dependent transcriptional regulator, which encodes MTTVLIIDDERPIRSSLRDILEYEDYKVLDVDNGEDGLKILKKEKIDLVLCDIKMNKMDGMEVLSTAKEFSDVPFIMVSGHGTIETAVEAARKGAFDFLEKPLDLNRLLITVRNALEKSSLVKETKVLKRKFSKTKEILGSSTGISLIKDTIDKVAPTEARVLITGANGAGKELVARWLHEKSSRAASPLIEVNCAAIPSELIESELFGHEKGSFTSAVKQRIGKFEQANGGTLFLDEIGDMSLSAQAKVLRALQEHKITRVGGEKEIDVNVRVIAATNKNLLQEIEDGNFRMDLYHRLSVILIHVPSLAERKDDIPTLATAFCEEICAEYSMPVKQITPDGMKALQSLPWTGNIRELRNMIERLIILCDKKITEVDVRMFANPESISSVPKSTGSSDSAEGFDFEQFTSFQDFKDYSECEFIKYKLEKNNWNVSKTADDLDIQRSHLYSKIEKFGLKRD
- the dapA gene encoding 4-hydroxy-tetrahydrodipicolinate synthase; the encoded protein is MNELQGAGVAIVTPFNADGSVDYETLGRLIDYQIQGGIDYIVSLGTTGETATLSNEERKQVWAFTSKHVNKRIPLVAGIGGNNTMEIAELTRNFDVLDYIAILSVSPYYNKPTQEGIYQHYKVISEASPLPIILYNVPGRTGSNMTSATTLRLANDFNNIIAIKEASGSFAQFSEILRDKPKEFMLISGDDPATLPMIALGAVGVISVVGNAYPNKVSALTHLCLEGNYEQARIIHSDLLRITDLCFIEGNPAGVKYILKQKGFGVDTVRLPLVPVGKQTQEGIEQEMKKLA
- a CDS encoding LPXTG cell wall anchor domain-containing protein; its protein translation is MRKWNVLALMNVAAISAFAQDSTSQVHKTSNSSYAVIGVILLVVVIFMLYRKQKRKFND